TATCACCATCTATGCTCGCTCTCCATCTAAAGCCCTTCCCTTACAATCCAAAGGAGCCCAGCTCGTCGATTCTCCTTACGAGGTCGCCAAATGCAGCGACGTTGTTTTCACCATGGTGGGACACCCATCAGATGTTCGATCAGTTGTCCTTGACACTAATCATGGCATTCTTGCAGGCCTTAATCCCGGTGGCGTCATAGTGGATTCCACCACCAGTTCGCCTGCTCAAGCACGTGAAATCTTCCAAGCTGCCAAAGCCAAAGGTTGCCATTCTATTGATTCTCCGGTTTCCGGTGGTGATATTGGTGCTAGAGATGGTAAGTTGGCCATATTTGCTGGTGGTGATCAATCTGTTGTGAATTGGTTATCTCCTTTGTATGAGGTTTTGGGTAAAGTTACTTACATGGGTCAAGCAGGGTGTGGTCAAAGTTGCAAGATAGCAAACCAGATTGTAGTGGGTGCTAATTTGTTGGGTTTGAGTGAAGGGCTGGTTTTCGCAGATAAAGCTGGTTTGGATGCGAGGAAGTTGTTGGATGCAGTGAGGACTGGGGCCGCGGGGTCTATGGTGATGGAGTTGTTTGGGGGGAGAATGATTGATAGGGACTTTAAGGCTGGTGGTTTTGCTGAATATATGGTGAAAGATATGGGAATGGGCGTGGATGTTGTGGAGGAAAGCGAGGATGAGAGGGTGCCTGTCTTGCCTGGCGCTGCTTTGGGTAAGCAGTTGTTTGCTGGGATGGTAGCAAATGGAGATGGGAATCTTGGCACTCAAGCTCTTATAACTGTCATAGAGAGGCTCAATGGCAAGTAAGACTTTCTTATTTCTCATTCTGGTTCATGAGCTATCAACTATGTGCTTGAATTAACCCATTTAGCTTGAATACACCTATGAGCACCAAGATGTTCcatgaaaaagatgttgcacaATAACCTAAAATGCTTCCATGTGTGTTGAATATGGATTGTGTTTAGATGGAAAATAACGTTTGTTAGACCAGGGATTGGTTAAGGTATATGGTAAGTATCTTGATATCCCCTTTGTTTGGTTTTCACATGTAAacagcaatgtggttattgcaTATTAGGATTGATGGTTGGCACTATTGCTGCCTTTTCTCATCTGTAACTATGCAACTTTCTGCATTTAGTTTTACAGAAACGTCAAAATGTATTGTGCTTAGATTAGCCAAGAATGGAAATCAATTTGTCCAGTTTATGTATGAAGACCAAATCAGCCATGTTGGGATCCAAATAATTAGATATGAACGAGAAAAATTGATGGTTTATGCTGTAGTTAGTTACTATCGAGGTTTCTTTTACACTGAagaatttcatgttttaaataataaagtttgagagattattttaaaagatttttataccATGTTGGAAAGGTATTGTCTTCCCCTTTtgagttgaagtatttaaataaaaaatatttcttattctACATTGGAAAAATACAAATGTCTCATtgtgatctctctctctctctcacacacacacactaatagGTTTTTAATCTCACATTAGAAAAATGTCTTGCACATATAAGGTTAGGccaagaaagagaaaaactttgaaataaaatgataacCAACAAGGAAAGAGTTGTAGGCTTACATTTATAAGGTTGGGCCAAGAAAGAGGAAAatcttttattgtcttttttgtgCGCGAGTCAACGCCTATACTTTCTAAACCTTTTGTATCCAatagtaatttgtttttagcCTTTAAATTGAAACCATAATTTTTCATTacctataattaattttatatggagAAAACTTCAGAAGGTAGCAAGATAGGATCTAAGGTGTCCTTGACATGCATGAAGTTACATAGGTTCTCACTGATCCTAAGACCAGTGACAATTCAAAAGTTTGGATACATGAGAACATGGTTTGCAGGCACTTCATTTTAAGTATCATCTCCAATgagttatttgatatatattgtaGCTACAAGAAAGCGCATGGGATATGGAGCAATACAGTGACAAAGGATACCATCGAAGAtgtgagaaaacaaaaacttgtcATTGGAAAATTTTATCAATGAGAAATGGTGGATGATAAAGAcatcaaaactcaaattaatgaaTACTATAGGTTGCTAGAAGAtataaaag
This genomic interval from Populus alba chromosome 1, ASM523922v2, whole genome shotgun sequence contains the following:
- the LOC118040215 gene encoding probable 3-hydroxyisobutyrate dehydrogenase-like 3, mitochondrial, which encodes METPYPEPISPGKTRIGWIGIGVMGAAMASRLLSAGYSITIYARSPSKALPLQSKGAQLVDSPYEVAKCSDVVFTMVGHPSDVRSVVLDTNHGILAGLNPGGVIVDSTTSSPAQAREIFQAAKAKGCHSIDSPVSGGDIGARDGKLAIFAGGDQSVVNWLSPLYEVLGKVTYMGQAGCGQSCKIANQIVVGANLLGLSEGLVFADKAGLDARKLLDAVRTGAAGSMVMELFGGRMIDRDFKAGGFAEYMVKDMGMGVDVVEESEDERVPVLPGAALGKQLFAGMVANGDGNLGTQALITVIERLNGK